In Polynucleobacter arcticus, the following proteins share a genomic window:
- the ilvD gene encoding dihydroxy-acid dehydratase, protein MKRLNERSRNVTEGVARAPNRSMYYAMGYEEQDFVKPMVGVANGHATITPCNSGLQKLADAAVLALEEAGAKSQMFGVPTVSDGIGMGTEGMKYSLVSREVIADSIETCVNGLWQDGVVVIGGCDKNMPGGMMAMARTNVPSIYVYGGTIKPGHYKGKELNIVSAFEAVGEFTSGRLNEEDLKGVEQNACPGSGSCGGMYTANTMSSSFEALGMSLPYSSTMSNVDAEKVASAHESAIVLVEAIKKNLRPRDIITKKSIENAVSVIMAVGGSTNAVLHYLAITSAAEIDWTIDDFERIRKRVPVIADMKPSGQYLATDLHQAGGIPQVMKILLDGGLLHGDCMTITGKTIAETLKDVPSVPRADQKVIRTLDNPLYKQGHLAILKGNISPEGCVAKITGLKNPSITGPARVFDSEDDAMAAIMAQKIKDGDVMVIRYEGPKGGPGMREMLAPTSALVGQGLGETVGLITDGRFSGGTWGMVVGHVAPEAFVGGTIALIEEGDSVTIDAHKLLIQLNVSDEEIAKRRAAWVQPKPRYTRGLLAKYARLASSASKGAVTDLNLD, encoded by the coding sequence ATGAAACGCCTCAACGAACGCTCGCGCAATGTTACTGAAGGGGTTGCTCGTGCGCCCAATCGCTCTATGTATTACGCGATGGGCTATGAAGAACAGGATTTTGTAAAACCTATGGTCGGCGTGGCCAATGGTCATGCAACCATTACCCCTTGCAATAGCGGATTACAAAAATTAGCAGATGCTGCAGTCCTCGCCTTGGAAGAGGCTGGTGCTAAATCGCAAATGTTTGGCGTGCCAACAGTCTCCGATGGCATCGGCATGGGTACCGAGGGCATGAAATATTCCCTCGTATCCCGCGAAGTGATTGCTGACAGTATTGAAACTTGCGTCAATGGTTTGTGGCAAGACGGTGTTGTCGTTATCGGTGGCTGCGACAAAAACATGCCAGGCGGCATGATGGCGATGGCGCGCACCAATGTACCTAGTATTTATGTTTATGGTGGCACCATCAAGCCAGGTCACTACAAAGGCAAAGAGCTCAACATTGTTTCCGCGTTTGAAGCGGTTGGTGAATTTACCTCTGGCCGTTTAAACGAGGAAGATCTGAAGGGCGTTGAGCAGAATGCTTGTCCAGGTAGCGGCTCTTGCGGCGGTATGTATACAGCCAATACGATGAGCTCCTCGTTTGAAGCCCTTGGCATGAGTCTGCCCTACTCTTCTACTATGTCGAACGTAGATGCGGAGAAAGTCGCCAGTGCACATGAATCAGCGATTGTTTTAGTAGAGGCGATCAAGAAGAATTTACGTCCGCGTGACATCATTACCAAAAAATCAATTGAGAATGCAGTGAGCGTCATCATGGCAGTGGGCGGCTCTACAAATGCCGTACTCCATTACCTAGCCATCACCAGCGCCGCTGAAATCGATTGGACGATTGATGACTTTGAGCGTATTCGTAAACGTGTTCCCGTGATTGCGGATATGAAACCTTCAGGTCAATATTTAGCAACCGATCTTCACCAAGCTGGCGGTATTCCGCAAGTAATGAAGATCTTGCTAGATGGTGGACTTTTGCATGGCGATTGCATGACGATCACTGGTAAAACGATTGCGGAAACATTAAAAGATGTTCCATCCGTACCGCGCGCAGACCAAAAAGTCATTCGCACTTTAGACAACCCTTTGTATAAGCAAGGTCACTTGGCTATTCTGAAGGGCAATATCTCTCCCGAGGGTTGTGTTGCCAAGATTACTGGCCTGAAGAACCCATCGATTACTGGCCCTGCCCGTGTATTTGATTCGGAGGACGATGCCATGGCTGCCATCATGGCGCAGAAGATTAAAGATGGTGATGTCATGGTCATTCGCTACGAGGGCCCTAAAGGCGGTCCCGGCATGCGCGAGATGCTGGCCCCGACCTCTGCCCTGGTTGGTCAAGGCTTAGGCGAGACAGTAGGCCTAATCACTGATGGACGCTTCTCTGGCGGCACTTGGGGCATGGTGGTAGGTCACGTTGCTCCTGAGGCATTTGTAGGCGGCACTATTGCTCTCATCGAAGAAGGTGACTCAGTCACGATCGATGCTCATAAGCTACTCATTCAACTCAATGTGAGTGATGAAGAGATTGCGAAACGTCGCGCTGCTTGGGTACAGCCTAAACCACGCTATACCCGTGGCCTATTAGCGAAATATGCCCGCTTGGCTAGTTCAGCTAGTAAAGGTGCAGTAACGGATCTGAATTTAGATTAA
- a CDS encoding copper chaperone PCu(A)C encodes MNRNFLLNVVLVTAAGFGLAITAQAQNAIVGNVQIENAYTRATVPGQQVAGGFMKIENKGAADQLISASSPVAGEVQLHEMAMDGNVMRMRQLKEVAVPAGGSVELKPGGLHLMFMNIKAPLAAGETVPVKLKFARAGEVEVKMPVNAIGGAMKH; translated from the coding sequence ATGAATCGCAACTTTTTATTAAACGTAGTGCTCGTTACCGCAGCCGGTTTTGGCTTAGCAATTACGGCACAAGCACAAAACGCAATAGTGGGAAATGTACAAATTGAGAATGCCTACACGCGTGCCACTGTTCCAGGTCAGCAAGTCGCCGGTGGCTTTATGAAGATTGAAAATAAAGGGGCTGCCGATCAACTGATTTCTGCAAGCTCACCGGTTGCTGGCGAAGTTCAGTTACATGAAATGGCGATGGATGGTAATGTCATGAGAATGCGTCAATTAAAAGAAGTGGCGGTACCTGCCGGCGGTTCTGTTGAACTCAAACCAGGTGGCCTACATTTAATGTTTATGAACATTAAGGCGCCTTTAGCTGCTGGAGAAACTGTTCCTGTAAAACTCAAGTTTGCTAGGGCAGGCGAAGTAGAGGTGAAGATGCCAGTGAATGCAATTGGTGGCGCAATGAAGCACTAA
- a CDS encoding DsrE family protein, whose translation MLKKLFKILVLASVFVVSPLVLSAANDPLFINLSTDEANRSLMAINFGKHHSSTGHPLTIFLNDKAVILGVKAGSSKHAEQQQALSEVINTGALVIMCPPCLKQAGYSEPDLVAGVKLGGPKVTGDALFKDGTKTMSW comes from the coding sequence ATGTTGAAAAAATTATTCAAAATATTGGTTTTGGCATCAGTATTTGTAGTGTCCCCATTAGTGCTATCTGCAGCAAATGATCCGCTATTTATCAATCTATCTACTGATGAAGCGAATCGTTCTTTAATGGCGATCAACTTTGGTAAGCACCATTCTTCCACTGGTCATCCGCTAACCATTTTTTTAAACGACAAGGCGGTGATATTGGGTGTAAAGGCGGGATCTAGTAAGCATGCTGAGCAGCAACAAGCTTTATCCGAAGTCATCAATACTGGAGCCTTAGTCATCATGTGTCCACCATGCTTAAAGCAAGCGGGTTATTCCGAACCTGATCTTGTGGCTGGAGTAAAGCTAGGTGGCCCCAAGGTGACCGGTGATGCACTTTTTAAGGACGGCACCAAGACGATGAGCTGGTAG
- a CDS encoding DUF2946 family protein, whose translation MMSFHKNRLIHWIAALAIAMSALAPAVSQAVSLANHGQGFAMEICSAEGMKMQIHVQAEGQIELADSAQPCPYCLAQNTITPAFNTSLTFQAPQNLALLPQLFYQSPKPLAVWLTPPSAAPPSIA comes from the coding sequence ATGATGAGTTTCCACAAAAACCGCCTCATCCATTGGATTGCTGCTTTAGCAATCGCCATGAGTGCGCTTGCGCCTGCAGTTTCTCAGGCGGTATCGCTTGCGAACCATGGCCAAGGTTTTGCGATGGAAATCTGTTCTGCAGAGGGTATGAAGATGCAGATTCATGTTCAAGCTGAAGGTCAGATAGAGTTGGCTGACTCAGCCCAGCCATGCCCATATTGCCTGGCCCAGAATACGATTACTCCAGCATTCAATACCAGCCTCACATTCCAAGCACCGCAAAATCTGGCTTTGTTGCCACAGCTTTTCTATCAATCGCCCAAACCACTCGCTGTTTGGTTAACCCCTCCTTCTGCAGCACCTCCTTCTATAGCCTGA
- a CDS encoding tripartite tricarboxylate transporter permease, whose translation MEEINALFNGFAIAMTPFNLLLMIVGVTLGVIIGVLPGLGGANGIAILLPLTFTMPPTSAIIMLSCIYWGALFGGAITSILFNIPGEPWSVATTFDGYPMAREGKAGEALTAAFTSSFVGAFFAIVMITFLAPLVAKFALQFGPPEFFSVYLLTFCSFVGMNKGSPFKTISAMMLGFALASVGMDTVTGQLRLTFGSHELMRGFDFLIAVIGLFGIGEILLSMEEGLEFKGAAAKIRRQVVLETWAKLPKYWATTLRSCLIGCWMGITPGGATPASFMAYGVAKRVSKKGENFGKGEMEGIVAPETAAHAAGTAALLPMLSLGIPGSPTAAVLLGGLLIWGLQPGPLLFVEKPDFVWGLIASMYLGNLAGLFVVLTCVPLFASILRIPFSIIAPVIIVICAVGAYTVHNATFDVWLMMGFGVLGYIFKKLDYPMAPMVLALVLGDRAEDSFRQSMLMSQGSVDIFFSNYLVAGISTLALVLLFWPLIGKFIGKKKAATA comes from the coding sequence TTGGAAGAAATTAACGCTCTATTCAATGGCTTTGCCATTGCAATGACACCCTTTAACTTGTTGTTAATGATCGTAGGTGTGACTCTCGGTGTGATCATTGGCGTATTGCCAGGTTTAGGTGGCGCTAACGGAATTGCGATTCTGTTGCCATTGACCTTCACAATGCCGCCAACTTCGGCAATCATCATGCTCTCCTGTATTTACTGGGGCGCGTTATTTGGCGGTGCGATTACTTCTATTCTGTTTAACATTCCTGGTGAGCCTTGGTCTGTTGCGACTACCTTTGATGGTTATCCAATGGCACGTGAAGGTAAAGCTGGCGAGGCACTGACTGCAGCGTTCACATCTTCATTTGTGGGCGCTTTCTTTGCAATTGTGATGATTACTTTCTTAGCGCCGTTGGTCGCTAAGTTTGCCCTCCAATTTGGACCGCCGGAATTCTTCTCGGTGTACTTGCTTACCTTCTGTAGCTTCGTGGGCATGAACAAGGGATCTCCATTTAAGACAATCTCTGCCATGATGTTAGGTTTTGCTCTAGCTTCAGTAGGTATGGATACAGTGACAGGTCAATTACGTTTGACATTCGGAAGTCACGAGTTGATGCGTGGTTTTGACTTCTTGATCGCTGTTATTGGTCTATTCGGTATCGGCGAGATTCTGTTATCGATGGAAGAAGGCCTTGAATTTAAGGGTGCTGCTGCGAAGATTCGTCGTCAAGTGGTTCTCGAGACTTGGGCGAAGTTGCCAAAGTATTGGGCTACTACATTGCGTAGCTGTTTGATCGGTTGCTGGATGGGTATTACCCCAGGTGGTGCAACTCCAGCTTCTTTCATGGCCTACGGTGTTGCTAAGCGCGTATCCAAGAAGGGTGAAAACTTTGGTAAGGGCGAGATGGAAGGTATTGTTGCTCCAGAAACAGCGGCTCATGCTGCTGGTACTGCTGCCTTGCTACCAATGCTCTCATTGGGTATCCCAGGTTCACCAACAGCGGCGGTATTGCTCGGTGGCTTATTGATCTGGGGCTTACAACCAGGACCATTGCTCTTCGTAGAGAAGCCAGACTTTGTTTGGGGCTTAATTGCTAGTATGTACTTGGGTAACTTGGCAGGCTTGTTCGTTGTATTAACTTGCGTTCCATTGTTCGCCTCGATCTTGAGAATTCCATTCTCAATCATTGCTCCGGTCATTATTGTGATTTGTGCGGTTGGTGCCTATACCGTTCATAACGCCACCTTTGACGTTTGGTTGATGATGGGCTTTGGTGTACTAGGCTATATCTTTAAGAAACTCGACTACCCAATGGCGCCAATGGTCTTGGCCTTGGTATTGGGCGACCGTGCGGAAGATTCATTCCGTCAGTCCATGTTGATGTCTCAGGGTAGTGTAGATATATTCTTCTCAAACTACTTAGTAGCTGGTATTTCAACTCTGGCCTTGGTATTGCTATTCTGGCCATTGATTGGCAAGTTTATCGGCAAGAAGAAGGCAGCTACAGCCTAA
- a CDS encoding tripartite tricarboxylate transporter TctB family protein, producing MSEHTNNSNQESVISVRMMDIITSLLFIAVGLVVMIGSIKLGASWGSDGPEAGYFPFYISLIILLSSSVTLYQSVVIDKKKETETFVDKESFKQVMAVLVPAIIFVLGVQLIGIYVSSVIYIAVFMVWLGKYPLWKAAAVSVGVSIALYLMFEYWFQVPLPHGSWINPLEFIGVQ from the coding sequence ATGTCTGAACATACAAATAACTCAAATCAAGAATCCGTGATCAGCGTCAGGATGATGGACATCATCACCTCACTTTTGTTTATTGCCGTGGGTCTAGTGGTCATGATCGGAAGCATTAAGCTAGGCGCCAGTTGGGGTAGCGATGGTCCTGAGGCCGGCTATTTCCCTTTTTACATCAGCTTAATCATTCTGCTCTCCAGTTCTGTGACCCTCTATCAATCAGTGGTGATTGATAAGAAAAAAGAAACAGAAACATTTGTTGATAAAGAATCCTTCAAGCAGGTGATGGCTGTGTTGGTACCAGCTATTATTTTTGTACTTGGCGTCCAATTGATCGGTATTTATGTTTCCTCTGTAATCTACATCGCAGTCTTCATGGTCTGGCTTGGTAAGTACCCACTGTGGAAAGCGGCTGCAGTTTCTGTAGGTGTGAGCATAGCCCTCTACCTCATGTTCGAATACTGGTTCCAAGTTCCACTACCACATGGCTCCTGGATCAATCCACTTGAGTTCATTGGTGTACAGTAA
- a CDS encoding Bug family tripartite tricarboxylate transporter substrate binding protein has protein sequence MKMKLKGALISTALALGVAGVSPAFAAWEPTKPVEFIIPAGPGGGADQMARMIQGIITKNNLMKQAVIPVNKSAGAGAEGFLAMKEAKGDPNKIVITLSNLFTTPLATGVPFNWKDITPVAMLALDQFVLWDNADKPYKTAKEYIDAAKAAGPGKFKMGGTGSKQEDQIITVALEKATGAKFTYIPFKGGGDVAVQLVGNHIDSSVNNPIEAVAQWRANKLRALCVFDDTRMPYKEKITATQSWYDVPTCKEAGVSTDYVMLRGIFMAPGVTQEQVDYYIGVFKKVLQTPEWKKFMADGAFNQTFMTGKEFTNWLTLNEVLHKQLMTEAGFLAK, from the coding sequence ATGAAGATGAAGTTAAAAGGGGCATTGATTTCCACCGCATTAGCCCTCGGTGTTGCTGGTGTTTCACCCGCTTTTGCTGCTTGGGAGCCAACGAAGCCTGTTGAGTTCATTATCCCTGCCGGTCCTGGCGGTGGTGCTGACCAAATGGCCCGTATGATCCAAGGCATCATCACAAAAAATAACTTGATGAAGCAAGCCGTGATTCCAGTCAATAAGTCTGCTGGTGCCGGCGCTGAAGGTTTCTTGGCGATGAAAGAAGCTAAAGGCGATCCTAATAAGATCGTCATTACTCTCTCCAACCTGTTCACAACTCCTTTGGCAACTGGTGTTCCATTTAACTGGAAAGACATCACTCCAGTAGCGATGTTGGCCTTAGACCAGTTTGTATTGTGGGATAACGCAGATAAGCCATACAAGACAGCTAAAGAATATATCGATGCCGCTAAAGCAGCTGGCCCAGGTAAATTCAAAATGGGTGGTACTGGCTCTAAGCAAGAAGACCAAATCATTACCGTTGCCCTTGAAAAAGCGACTGGTGCCAAGTTCACTTACATCCCATTCAAAGGGGGCGGCGACGTTGCTGTGCAGCTCGTAGGTAATCACATTGATTCTTCTGTAAACAACCCAATTGAAGCTGTTGCTCAATGGCGTGCTAACAAATTACGTGCCTTGTGCGTATTTGATGACACACGTATGCCTTACAAAGAGAAGATCACCGCTACTCAGTCTTGGTATGACGTTCCAACCTGTAAAGAGGCTGGAGTTTCAACTGACTACGTAATGTTGCGCGGTATTTTCATGGCTCCAGGCGTTACTCAAGAGCAGGTTGACTACTACATCGGTGTGTTCAAAAAAGTACTTCAGACACCAGAGTGGAAGAAGTTCATGGCTGACGGCGCATTTAACCAAACATTCATGACTGGTAAAGAATTTACTAACTGGTTGACATTGAATGAGGTGCTCCATAAGCAGTTAATGACTGAAGCAGGTTTCTTAGCTAAGTAA
- a CDS encoding DUF1854 domain-containing protein: MSLVQKTHVLERDSLGRLILIDASGTRHIGVYPVRAFPITAPGSGISIMDLSGKELCWFDSVSAVPEAELGLIEEEMAAREFMPVIERITQVSTFATPSIWDIETDRGPTRIRLKAEEDIRRIAGNILLIADSNGLQFLIKDATQLDKVSKKLLDRFR; the protein is encoded by the coding sequence ATGAGTCTGGTTCAAAAGACGCACGTACTAGAGCGTGATTCGCTTGGACGCTTGATCTTGATTGATGCTAGCGGGACTCGCCACATTGGGGTCTATCCTGTCAGAGCCTTTCCGATTACTGCACCAGGTTCCGGTATCTCCATCATGGATCTGTCTGGTAAAGAGCTATGTTGGTTTGATAGTGTGAGCGCAGTTCCAGAGGCTGAGTTAGGTCTTATCGAGGAAGAAATGGCTGCCCGTGAATTCATGCCGGTGATCGAGAGAATTACTCAGGTTTCCACGTTTGCTACCCCCAGTATTTGGGATATTGAAACCGACCGCGGCCCCACGCGAATTCGCCTTAAAGCTGAGGAAGATATTCGTCGAATTGCAGGCAATATACTCCTGATTGCTGACTCAAATGGATTGCAATTTTTGATCAAAGATGCTACCCAGCTAGACAAAGTCAGTAAGAAATTGTTGGATCGATTTCGTTAG
- a CDS encoding ABC transporter ATP-binding protein, producing MKPEISLSVSPPPNHWTGVLTESQHPIQDLNSVLAWVELDLDGDMRFEKSLLCLIPSGLIWVDGHRSEFWPVSAGIHLLHGDHGGVGHLKLESETTLLRLWYFTLAVNPQVLRLQSSYKQLVLGDEVGQSSHEVSEYDQQVCPVCLSPKPANSDTCPTCDPEDDAPPSTWTLLKLWRFARPYKKELLLGFVLTLLSTGATLIPPYLTMPLMDHVLIPYEKGNPIDFDLASKYLIALFAAAIVAWGLGWWKTYLLALVSERIGADLRNTTFEHLLKLSLEYFGGKRTGDLIARIGAETDRICVFLSLYALDFATDVIMITMTAAILVSIDPLLALVTLAPLPFIVWMIHVVRDKLRFGFEKIDRVWSEVTNILADTIPGIRVVKAFAQEDRELKRFVDSNKHNLQINDRVNRVWGLFSPTVTLLTETGLLVVWGFGIWQVAHQKVTVGVLIAFLAYIGRFYIRLDSMSRIVSHTQKAAAGAKRIFDILDHVSSVPEPINPASLGEVNGRISLRGVGFRYGNRAVSKGIDLDIAPGEMIGLVGHSGSGKSTLVNLICRFYDVSAGAITLDGRDIRSIKIADYRKCIGLVLQEPFLFFGTIAENIAYGKPDATREEIIEAARAAHAHEFILRLPLGYDSLVGERGQSLSGGERQRISIARALLINPSILILDEATSSVDTTTEKEIQRALDNLVKGRTTIAIAHRLSTLRKADRLVVLDKGEIVEIGSHDALMDAQGAYYALYQAQLRHAAELVEGGAIGESIAEHETEVKEERLEVIAKENGGGV from the coding sequence ATGAAGCCAGAAATTTCTCTATCCGTATCACCGCCGCCAAATCACTGGACTGGGGTTTTAACGGAATCTCAACACCCCATACAAGACCTGAACTCCGTGCTGGCCTGGGTTGAGCTAGATCTTGATGGAGACATGCGCTTTGAAAAAAGCCTGTTGTGCTTGATCCCATCCGGACTGATTTGGGTTGATGGTCATCGCTCAGAATTCTGGCCAGTGAGTGCTGGGATACATCTTTTGCACGGTGATCATGGGGGAGTGGGTCATCTGAAGCTCGAGTCTGAGACCACTTTGCTGAGGCTTTGGTACTTTACCCTGGCCGTGAATCCTCAAGTCCTGCGTCTGCAAAGTAGTTACAAGCAGTTGGTTCTTGGTGATGAGGTAGGGCAGTCAAGTCATGAGGTGTCTGAGTATGACCAGCAGGTATGCCCTGTTTGCTTGAGCCCCAAGCCTGCTAACTCCGATACTTGTCCGACCTGTGATCCTGAGGATGATGCTCCCCCATCGACCTGGACTTTATTGAAGTTGTGGCGTTTTGCCCGCCCCTATAAAAAAGAATTGTTACTGGGTTTCGTATTGACCCTACTCTCGACTGGTGCCACCCTCATTCCGCCGTACTTGACGATGCCTTTGATGGACCATGTGTTGATTCCTTATGAAAAAGGCAATCCGATTGACTTTGATTTGGCTAGCAAGTATCTGATTGCCTTATTTGCGGCAGCAATCGTAGCTTGGGGCTTAGGTTGGTGGAAAACCTACCTCCTTGCATTGGTGAGTGAGCGCATCGGTGCAGATCTGCGTAATACGACTTTTGAACATTTGCTCAAACTGTCTTTGGAGTATTTTGGTGGCAAAAGAACCGGTGACTTGATTGCGCGTATCGGCGCTGAGACGGATCGTATTTGCGTATTCTTATCTTTATATGCCTTGGATTTTGCAACCGACGTCATCATGATTACGATGACGGCGGCAATTTTGGTATCCATTGATCCTTTGCTGGCATTGGTTACTTTGGCGCCATTGCCATTTATCGTGTGGATGATTCATGTGGTGCGCGATAAGTTGCGATTTGGTTTTGAAAAGATTGATCGCGTTTGGTCTGAAGTCACCAATATCTTGGCTGATACGATTCCAGGGATTCGTGTTGTTAAAGCCTTTGCTCAAGAAGATCGTGAGCTCAAACGTTTTGTTGATTCCAATAAACACAATTTGCAAATCAATGATCGTGTCAATCGCGTGTGGGGATTATTTTCCCCAACCGTAACGCTACTAACGGAAACTGGTCTTTTGGTAGTGTGGGGTTTTGGTATTTGGCAGGTTGCCCATCAAAAAGTCACTGTTGGTGTGTTGATTGCATTTCTTGCTTACATTGGACGCTTCTACATTCGACTCGATTCAATGAGCCGAATCGTTTCGCATACGCAAAAAGCAGCGGCTGGGGCTAAGCGTATTTTTGATATTTTGGATCATGTCTCCAGTGTTCCTGAACCAATCAATCCAGCGTCTTTAGGTGAAGTAAATGGCCGCATCTCCTTGCGGGGCGTGGGTTTCCGTTATGGTAACCGTGCAGTATCTAAGGGGATTGATTTGGATATCGCCCCTGGAGAGATGATTGGCTTAGTGGGTCATAGCGGCTCTGGTAAGAGTACTTTGGTTAACTTGATTTGCCGCTTCTATGATGTGAGTGCCGGTGCAATTACTCTGGACGGGCGCGATATTCGCAGTATCAAAATTGCTGACTATCGCAAATGCATTGGCTTGGTTTTACAAGAACCATTTTTGTTCTTTGGAACGATTGCAGAAAATATTGCTTACGGCAAACCGGATGCCACGCGTGAAGAAATTATTGAGGCAGCACGCGCTGCTCATGCCCATGAATTTATTCTCCGTCTCCCGTTAGGTTATGACTCATTAGTTGGTGAGCGTGGCCAATCCCTTTCAGGTGGTGAGCGTCAACGTATTTCTATTGCGCGTGCACTATTGATTAATCCAAGTATTTTGATTTTGGATGAAGCCACTTCTTCGGTTGACACTACAACTGAAAAAGAAATTCAGCGTGCCTTGGATAACTTAGTTAAAGGCCGAACCACTATTGCAATTGCCCATCGTCTCTCCACTCTCAGAAAAGCAGATCGCTTGGTAGTGCTCGACAAAGGTGAGATTGTCGAGATTGGTTCGCATGATGCATTGATGGATGCGCAGGGCGCGTATTACGCTTTGTACCAAGCGCAACTCCGCCATGCTGCAGAGCTAGTTGAAGGTGGCGCTATTGGTGAAAGTATTGCAGAGCATGAGACGGAAGTTAAAGAAGAGCGTTTAGAGGTGATTGCCAAGGAAAACGGGGGCGGAGTATGA